Genomic segment of Pochonia chlamydosporia 170 chromosome 1, whole genome shotgun sequence:
GTCGATGAGGCCCTTGCTGTCCGTATTGATGTCTCCGATTTCTCCCCTAACCACGTCACAAAGACCTTGTTTCTGGACTTGGGCCTTCTTGCCTTTGAGATCATTTACCAGTGTCTGAGCATGGTTTTTGAGCTCCTGAACAGGCTTGATAAGTTGAACAGCATCGTTTAGCGCTAGATTCGGGCTGCTCTTGACAGTGCCGGTTCCTTGCTTGATTGTGGCAATGAGTTTGTTGGATGCGTCCAAAACTTTGCTAGGGTCGGTTGTCCATGCCTTAATGGCACCATCGAGGCCATCAACATTTGTCTGAACGCCCGCAAGCACGCCCGTAATGGTCTTGAGATCACGCTCAATGACAAATGAATAGGCACCAGTAACAACGGTCAGCAAGACAACGGGGCCGGTAAATTTCATTTTTGCGGTGTTTGCAAAGAAGGGTATTTTGTGCTTGAAAATAGTATTGAATCCGATAAAAGTCTCGTGGACAGGTAGTTGTATTTTACCATGAAGACAACATATTCTACGAGGTTTGACGTCCAAATTACTTATATAGATCATTCCTTTCCTGAAATTAAAGATATCAGATGTGTCGCATTCACAAGGGACCGAGCATAAATGGAGTAAGTCAAACCACGTATGATTCTTATTGCTCTTTTCGTCAATGATTTACAAATCTGTTTTGAGATTATCACGAACCTTGGTCGCTGTGAGACATGCCGACGTCATAACCTATTCTTTTGAAGCTCAGTAGGAGGATTTGACAAATGCCGCATTCAAAGGCAAATTGTAAGTACCGAACCACTAGCCATGTGATCAAACATGGCGTATCATTCACATTTTTCCAAGAGGATTATCAGCGCCTGAAGAGGAAATTGCTAAGACGCCGGCAACAGCCGTTGAAACAGCAGCGCGGCTCTGCAGTGCGAAGCGTGTGATGTCAATAGACAATGAACGAGACATGAAAAGTGGTTACACAAAACAAATACTGGCCTGGCTAGGCCTTGCATGTACGTATTGGCATTTGATATGTTCCCATCAGTGGATCCTCAGCATGGCTACTGGGCTGCAATGGCTAGTCAAAGTCAGCCAGGCTCTCTACTCTGTCTTTATGAAGAGAACCATCTTGTCAGCTTGCCAGGCAACCTTGACGAGTCTGGTTCGGCCGGTGCACTCCGTTGTTTGTTAGCCGGTGTTGGTCATATCACCTAGCTTGGGAGCATGGGCGCGCCGGACCATAAACCTAAACGACCGCCGAAATGTCTCGCGGcgatatttttttttgggttaCAGTTTGATCAacgacttggccaagttggcccATCCCAGACTAGATCAGAATCTAGGCGGACAAGACAACCAGGGTTGGGTGAAATTTGATAGATCCGGCACTTTcacatccaagacatggacatccaacaacaccaaacatctTCATCGGCCGTTTCTTGTCGCACGACCCAACTGGGCTCTGTTGGAAATTGACTCCACTCCCACCATTTCGCTCCCGCTGCCATCTTGGGACAAGACATGGCAGCAGCCAGTCGCAACAACGCATTCGGACCAGCCCCGGCTCGCACAAGCATGCCAGAATAGCATTTGATCTCGACGCCTCCAATTTGGACAAGGATACAAGGAATCAGACAGGGCAAACCTTGCCGACGCACGGACTCAACTCTTTGCTGTCTCCTTGCCCTGTTTGCCCTGGCATGGCATGATGCTCCCCGCAGTGTGGCGGCCGTGGGGAACAGCCCTCCTCTCCGGGTTTGCCTCAAGGTTATGTGGGCAACAAgtcagcaccagaccagaccacacagGACAGGACAGAACTAACTGatgcaacttggcca
This window contains:
- a CDS encoding hydrophobic surface binding protein A domain-containing protein, encoding MKFTGPVVLLTVVTGAYSFVIERDLKTITGVLAGVQTNVDGLDGAIKAWTTDPSKVLDASNKLIATIKQGTGTVKSSPNLALNDAVQLIKPVQELKNHAQTLVNDLKGKKAQVQKQGLCDVVRGEIGDINTDSKGLIDATISKVPESAQNIAKQQAQGIIDVLNDAQDAFSQKNCA